The sequence AAGGCAGACCGCCACTGGGTTCATTTTCCTCCCTATCTAGTTTTTCAGCGTCTGCTCAAAAGGAGGCAAAGTGTGGGCTATTACATTCCACTAATGCTAAAACAAAAGCCTGCTGATGTGAATTTGGCCCTTTTAAACTCCCTAAACAGGGGAGGAAACAGCTCATTAAACAATGGTCTCCAGGTGAGGTGTATTAACTTCAGATGCATGACATAGGGGGAAAGAAGTATATTGTTCTGTTCTGCTCACAGCTAGAGCATTGGGTTTAGCCGGAGGCCTCCAATGAATACTGCTTTCTGACATCTGTCTGTGACAGTGCTTCATTTTGCCTTGCTTTATTGTCAGTGCCCTGTGGAATTAAGTCAAATCCCTACAAGCATCCGTAGTACACCTGTGGAAATATCCTCGTTAACCAGTGGGGATTGATAATTTCAGAAGCAGGACTCCAGCATCTTCCTGCCTGTTAGTTTATGAAGTTACAGGTTCTTCTCCACAAACACAAAGGAGCAAAGGAACAATGCCAGGTAGAGGAGCCCTAGAAACCTTTTCACTGAGAATGGAGCAgaggcccaggtgtccaggcctgctcctgggcagacCAGTGGCTCTGAGGGTCTGCTACTGTGAAGACCAGAAGTCTTGACCAGCTACCAGAGAGacctttttccctttgtgtCAATGCATGAGGCAGAGTGTAGGGAAAACCAGGGAATCTAGGGTCCAACTACTGGATACTCAATGACTAAGCCTAGCTGCTGGAGAGATCCATACTGTATAAATGTAAGCTTATATTTTCCATGGACAAGCTTTCACCCTGATCAGCCAGAGAGGGTAATAGGGTGAGGCTGCTGCTGACGTTTGCGTCAGTGGTTTTCAGCAGTGctcatctgtctgtctgtctgcatgCTATGTATACTTGTACCTGTATAAATACACGTTGTGTGAATGTGTGCATCTGTGCCTATTCGGTGTACACACTCAGCCTCGCTACAGCCTGGACCTAAGGACGTGGAACTGCAGCTGCCTTGCGTCTGCTGGGCTATGGGATTTGGCAGCTTCTGCCACCACCCGCAGAACGACTCCCATTGATTGGTTTAGGAAGCCAACTCTCCTGGTCAGCCACCTTTCCTCCAGTACAAATTCTCCTCTCCACTGGGACACAGAGGGACAGTTCACATTCATAGGCAGGACAGAATAACACAGCCAGGAGATGCACAGTGGCACTGCATGGGGAACTGGCACAGTTTGTTTGGGAGAACCGAGGCAGATGATGCTTCCTGAGGCAAACAGAGGTGGGGGTATAGGGACCAGGAAACAGAAATCGGTGGAGAATGATGGGAGCCACAGGGGCACACGGTCTGCAGCAAGACTCAGGTGGAAGTGAAGGCAATATGCATTGCACTTCTGGAGGGACCCTCATGGGCAGCAGCCGCCCTGCCTCTTCCTGCCTCTTCTCCAGCGTCGTCTAGCCTGGGCAGGTGTGCCCTGACAGGGTCCACTGAGCTGTCAGCCTCCCAGGACGGCCGCCGCATCTGTTGAGTCCAGGATTAGCTCTGAGGTGGGAAGGGTGACCAAGGGACCTAATTATTTTGCTGCTGGGGCCATGTCCTCACACTTGGTCAACCACATGCAGGTTAGACTCCTGGCACATGCTCATGTTTCTCTCTCAGGTAAGACTTTCAGCCATGGCAACATATAATAACCCCACAGCTGGTTTCCTGTGCCTGGTCTCTCCCAGAGCTTTGGCTGTGTGCAACAGGACCGTTACACACAGGTTATCTCTGAAGCGTTAAGACTCACTGGGTGTACGCAACTTCTACTGCAGCACTCATCTATGGCTCTTTCCTGGCACAGCAACATGCTCGATATGAAGCACGTGCATATGCAAAATACCTCAGCAtagagagggaaagggaaagagacaGAGGGGGAGTGAGCCCGGAGCCTTTTTCATTGgtgtaattttatattttctggtTTACAGGAAATCGGTATTTGTTCAGCAAAACCAGTGCTGAACAGGACTCTCTATGACCCAGCAAGAAGCAGGCACCTCTTCTCAAGGAGACAAAGGAAATAGCAGCTCTGAACATCCTTCTTGCATTCCTGCATCTTCTTCCTTCTGGAGAGCTCTACCTCTtttcagccagcagctgccagacCCACACAGAGAGAAGAGGATGACAAAAGAAGCCAGGAACTGCTTTAATGACCCTGAACCCTCGTGTGTCAGTCCCATGGAGGCAAAGGCATTGAAAGAAAGGTACTGGCCCGTTTCACAGAAATGACCCTTCACCTGCCATGCTTGTCTGGAGCTTCCATTGCCAAATCTGTCTTCACCAACCATGGGATGGGATGGTCAGCCTGAGAAAGCACAGGCAGAGTTCTTGTAGCATTTATTGCTTCCACTTCAGGGGTCATTGtactttcagaaatacataTGCACAGGGGATGCTGGATGCAGAGCAACATCACTCCCAGTCTCATCATCCCACCCAGCACAGGGAAGATAAAGGCTCCAAGGCTCCCCTACCCCTCCCAACACAGCCCTCTGCTGTTCCCAGTTCGCTGCTAATCTCAGGATGAGGATTCCTCCATCATATAGTGACTGCTGCAGTTTCACAAATCCGATTACAACGGGTCCTGCATGGGACATCATTCCAGTTCCGGAGCTTTCCTGTCTTGTGATGGATTACGACACACATCTCATTAGTCGAATTACTTGGCTCCCCAGGCCTCCAGAACCTGAGACAGAGACAGACATGTTACTCCCTGTGCACCCTGCAAGCACATTGCTGGAAAAGGCCACATGTGGAACACAAGGCTTGGAGGGCAGAAATTCCAGATGCTGTTTGATGGACAGGAGTCGTACCCTTCCTCTCACTCTGCTAATCCCACTGGCTGCAGTCTTACATGGAAACCTGACTTCTTCCTAGAACCAACACGGCAGGGATCTGTTCAGGCCTGGTGCGCAGAGCTGCTCACCACAACTCACCCCAGGCACTTCACAGCCAGCAGAGGATGTGTCTCTTCCAGAAAGAAACATCTGCAAGCAAAGCCCTGGAGATCTCTCCCAGCGCCCCATCGCTTCTGCAGCATCACAGCACTGGCCCAGCATGTGCCTacacctgcacacacacaggcacataGACCACGTGCCTACACCCGCACACATACAGGCACATAGACCACGTGCCTACACCTGCACACATACAGACACATATACCATGTGCCTACACCTGCACACATACAGGCACATAGACCATGTGCCTACACCTGCACACATACAGGCACATATACCATGTGCCTacacctgcacacacacaggcacataGACCACGTGCCTacacctgcacacacacaggcacataTACCACGTGCCTATCCCTGCACACATGCATGGTGGGGCAGTACGGAGGTCAGGCAGGGCTCGTCATGTATGAAGGGCTCTTTCTCCTGATGAAATGCAGCTTCTTCTATGCCTACAGCACCGATGGTCATGTCACAGGTAATTTATCGCTAACCAGTAACCAGCATGGATGGATCTGTGGGAACCTGGTATCCTACAAAGCCCTTGCCCACTCCATCATTGTCCTCTCACAGACAGCCATGGCATATCCCTCTCATGCCCATCAGACACCCTCACATCTCTTCCACCCTCTTGCACTACCTGGAGCCACACCAAACACTCTCCGTCATGGGATACTCACGCTGCTGTTACATTATAGGGAGTCTGGTCTGCCCAGTGCCACTGGCCCACCTCCTGTGCCCTCAGACCGATGTATAAATTGATTCCTTCTCCCCAGTATGTATTCTTTTGTGTTATTTCCTTATAGAGGAAATCCTGGAAATCAGAGAGAGTACAACGTCCATGAGGTTCAGGACTGAACAGAGGGAGGTGGCAGGAGTCCCAGTGGGGTGCAGCTGGTGGCAGACAGGAGCCAGTGCTGAGTGGATGCAGCAAGGACATcccccctccactgcaggagccagcaggggCTGAGGCCCCTCCAGGCCTGGCACTCCTGTCTCCAGGCTGCTCTGCCCCTCTCTCAGCCCTGCACTTACCTGCTCTGCTTTTGTATTGATCACCACCAGGTGGGAACCCATCCCACTGCAGTTCTGCTGGCTCTCATCCCAGGGCATCTGATCAGCTGAGAAGTAATAGCAGCTTTCTTGAAAGCGTTTCCAGCCCTCTGGACAGCACTTCCAGCCTCGCCCTGTGCAGGGAGAGACCACAGAGGATACAACAAGGATAATGCAGGTATTTCTTCAAATTGTTTTGAGGTATGATCAGAAGACAGCTCTTTGTACACAAATCCATGGTAATTCTTGTAACATGCTCTCAGGTATTGCCTTGACAAAGACAAAGCCATTCTGGTGATCTGTTTTGACTCCTCCTTGTACAGTATCCCATAAGATTGtaggtgcagcagcagggaatattgcttgttttcctgaatAGAGTTGCACTTTTATTATTGCTCCATTATTAATCTTCCCTGCGCCACTGTATGATACTATCCCTTCTGTTCTTGTCAGTGTGTTCACACCCACCCTGTCCTCCTAGGATACTCTTAACATGGACCTATCCTCCCCCTAGGCTACTAGCAGGAAatcctttttctccccacatCTCTCCTCTGGAGCCTGCTTGCCTGTTGCTGCTTGCTGTGAGAGCAGACCCCAGTAATCATCATCCTCATTCCAAAGACCTCCTGCATCCTAGCCGGCACTACTGACCTTTGCCTTGAGGCACTGCCAAGATGCAGTGCCACTCTGTGAGGTtcagctgcagggctgtgggctCATCACAACTGCGGGAGATGTGAGTGactggaaaaggagagaaaagaaggcaggGTTACCACTTTCTCCGTGCTTCTCCCACACCATTTTTGTGTTTCACCTTTTTATGCATTTCCCCACCAAGCACTGACTCAGCATCACTGCTCCTCTGGCTCTCTCTTTCAGGTTCTCAAGTGGTAACTGACATTCTGTCAGGGAAAAGGAGCAAGTATTTCTGCTCCCAGCATCCCACAGCTGCCTGCAAGGATCCTCCACTCAGTGACTGACAATTTCTAGCCAGGATGACCTAGTCAACAAAGCCTGGGACCCACCTGAGCAGTCCCAGGTGGCTGTAGGAAGCCTGTGGTTTGTTATTGGAGTCTGTCCCAGCACTGAGCAGATGACTTCAGGCTTCCTTGGATGCCATGGAGGTGAAGGTGTGGGGTTACTTGCTCCATGGCTCTTAGAAAACTAAGCCCAAAACAGTGGTATGGCTGCCTTCACAGAAAGAAAGTGACAATCTTCCATGTCAGAGAGCAGAGGGACCACTGGGAGGAGATAACACAGAGAACATGCCACAGGGTGGGACTGATTCCACCTGACCACAGGCATTTACCGTGGAGATACCCATCTAAATCCCTTTACAAACAGTGGATTAAAAGAAGCACTTCAGCAACACCGTTTCTCTCTTCCTAAGCTAGACATAGATGTCAGCAATAGTTTGGATGAGAAACACATTAGATGGGCCTGTTTTAGCAGCAGCAAAGACAGTCCAGGTGAAGGTAACAGCATACACCTCTCACTACTGAAACCAGGGTGGAATACTTGGGACTTGCTATTTGGCTCATGGGAAATAATATAGTGGTGGTGACTGGTGTCAGCAGGCCATGTTCACAGCCCAAAGGACTGTGGAGTTGTCACCAACTCAAGCACTCAGGGATATTGATAATATAGATAATATTGACAATAGAGATGTCTATTTTCATCAGCTGTGTCATTTAGAAATAACGGTACTAATGAGGAGGGCAGAGTAATCATAGTGACCTCTGTGAGCGATCAGTGAACTCCTGTAATGGACGAAGGCTcagaggagctgggcaggggcaaTTACAAAGCTCGGGGAAGAATGTTTGCAGTGACTGACCACAGCCGTTGCAATGAAAGGTGACCTTATCTCAGCACAAATGGGACCAGAGAGTGGACTTTGCCCTAGTTAGCTGAGTGAATCAACCAGTTATATCAGCTGAGTGAACTGACCAGCTGAGTAACTGTTCACCCCTCAGAAGATCAAAAAGATGGCAATAATTTCCTAAGTTAGCCAGACTGGCATGGGATGAAGGTATGCACAGCTCAGCCCAAAACAGTGTAGGAAAACGAACAACTAAGAAGAACAACTCCGAGGAGAGCAGTGAGCCTGAGCTGGCTTTAACCCATATATTCCTTTTTGGTCACTGTGGATACACAGTGTTGCAATGGTGGACAGATGGCAGAGATTGGTAATGGGGTCACATTTATATTGTGATTCAACTGTGCGTTGCAATTGCTACTCTTTTCTACGTGTGATTTGTACTTGTATTTTGATTAAATACATTGCTGTGTCCCTCTGCCACATCAAAATCATATGTAACATCAACTAACTTCAAATAAGGGAATTTGCTATTAAAGATTAAACCTTCCGTGTGGAAtccctaaagaaaaagaaaaagaaagaaaaaaaaaggccagatgGTATTAGATTCTAACAGCCT comes from Anser cygnoides isolate HZ-2024a breed goose chromosome 1, Taihu_goose_T2T_genome, whole genome shotgun sequence and encodes:
- the LOC106048064 gene encoding C-type lectin domain family 4 member D-like — its product is MESEITYAEVQFKNASPAEEVEVPQKKKKQEQRTQTYPPWLPWLISLLLLLVCAALVVALLVTHISRSCDEPTALQLNLTEWHCILAVPQGKGRGWKCCPEGWKRFQESCYYFSADQMPWDESQQNCSGMGSHLVVINTKAEQDFLYKEITQKNTYWGEGINLYIGLRAQEVGQWHWADQTPYNVTAAFWRPGEPSNSTNEMCVVIHHKTGKLRNWNDVPCRTRCNRICETAAVTI